One window of the Labilibaculum sp. genome contains the following:
- a CDS encoding dipeptidyl-peptidase 3 family protein produces MKKIASITLLLALSLGFVACNEKPTKQAEVSPIQKLVDQYAEFELTTDISKLTENEKQMLPILMDAADIMEELFWKDAIGDKAEFLGTLTDPAAIAYSKINYGPWDRLNNNLPFIDGFGAKPKGANFYPGDMTPEEFDAIEDELKTDWYTKIERDENGDLKVVPYHIAYQEQIEKAADLLLKASELAEDAGLKKYLELRSTALLTDDYLASDLAWMDMKTNTIDFVVGPIETYEDALYGYKASHSGQILVKDKVWSEKLSKFASLLPRLQEGLPVPAEYKAEKANANADMNVYDVIYYAGDCNAGSKNIAINLPNDPRVHAQKGSRKLQLKNAMKAKFDKILVPISDLLMDESQRKNVTFDAFFENVMFHEVAHGLGIKYTLKDQESVRKALKDTYTSIEEGKADILGLYMITQMAEWGELDADKLMDNYVTFMAGIFRSVRFGAASAHGKANMIRFYFFEEQGAFTRNAETGTYKVDFGKMKAAMNELGKQILIVQGDGNYEAAQQMIAERGFIREDLQKDLDRVNNAGIPKDVVFKQGAKVLGL; encoded by the coding sequence ATGAAAAAAATTGCTTCAATTACATTGTTGCTGGCCTTGAGTTTAGGCTTTGTGGCTTGTAATGAAAAACCAACCAAACAAGCTGAGGTTTCTCCAATACAAAAATTAGTAGATCAGTACGCTGAATTTGAACTAACAACAGACATCAGTAAACTGACCGAAAACGAAAAACAAATGCTTCCAATTTTAATGGACGCTGCTGATATTATGGAAGAGTTATTCTGGAAAGACGCAATTGGAGACAAAGCAGAATTTTTAGGAACGCTTACCGATCCTGCTGCCATTGCTTATTCAAAAATAAATTACGGCCCTTGGGATCGTCTAAACAATAACCTTCCTTTCATTGATGGATTTGGAGCAAAACCTAAAGGTGCAAACTTTTATCCAGGCGACATGACTCCAGAAGAATTTGATGCCATCGAAGATGAATTGAAAACTGATTGGTACACAAAAATTGAGCGCGACGAAAATGGTGACCTTAAAGTGGTTCCCTATCATATTGCGTATCAGGAACAAATTGAAAAAGCTGCTGATTTGTTACTAAAAGCCTCAGAATTAGCTGAAGATGCTGGTCTGAAAAAATATCTTGAGCTGCGTTCAACAGCTCTTTTAACAGATGATTACCTGGCTTCTGATTTGGCTTGGATGGATATGAAAACCAACACAATCGATTTTGTTGTTGGTCCTATCGAAACATACGAAGATGCCCTTTACGGATACAAAGCTTCGCACTCTGGTCAGATTTTGGTGAAAGACAAAGTCTGGAGCGAAAAATTGTCAAAATTCGCTTCTTTACTACCTCGCCTGCAGGAGGGACTTCCTGTTCCTGCCGAGTACAAAGCAGAAAAAGCGAATGCTAATGCGGATATGAATGTTTATGACGTAATCTACTATGCGGGCGATTGCAATGCGGGCAGCAAGAACATTGCTATTAACCTGCCAAACGATCCTCGTGTTCACGCTCAAAAAGGATCAAGAAAATTGCAGTTGAAAAATGCAATGAAAGCTAAATTCGATAAGATTCTAGTTCCTATTTCAGATTTATTAATGGACGAAAGTCAACGTAAAAACGTAACCTTTGATGCTTTCTTCGAAAATGTGATGTTTCACGAAGTGGCTCACGGTTTGGGTATTAAATACACTTTAAAAGATCAGGAAAGCGTACGTAAGGCATTAAAAGATACTTATACTTCTATTGAAGAAGGAAAAGCAGATATTCTTGGTTTGTATATGATTACACAAATGGCTGAGTGGGGCGAACTGGATGCTGACAAGCTGATGGATAATTACGTTACTTTTATGGCTGGCATTTTCCGATCGGTACGTTTTGGTGCTGCCAGTGCTCACGGAAAAGCAAATATGATCCGTTTCTATTTCTTCGAAGAACAAGGTGCCTTTACAAGAAATGCAGAAACAGGAACTTACAAAGTTGATTTTGGGAAAATGAAAGCCGCTATGAATGAATTGGGAAAACAAATTCTAATTGTTCAGGGCGATGGAAACTATGAAGCTGCACAGCAAATGATTGCTGAAAGAGGCTTTATTCGTGAAGATCTTCAGAAAGATTTAGATCGTGTAAACAATGCCGGTATTCCAAAAGATGTTGTGTTTAAGCAAGGTGCTAAAGTATTGGGCCTGTAA